From the genome of Populus trichocarpa isolate Nisqually-1 chromosome 15, P.trichocarpa_v4.1, whole genome shotgun sequence, one region includes:
- the LOC112327349 gene encoding uncharacterized protein LOC112327349 has translation MNHSNFNFYDAFDFDDDTPVFAFQVAAAVVAEEESNNQGWRTGYRGSILGHNIVNRNRKEDLTDEYLQIGESTAIESLRAFVKAIVEVFGDWYLRAPNEADVCRLLSIGEQRGFPGMLGSIDCMHWKWEKCPIAWHGMYTGHCREPTIILEAVASQDLWIWHAFFGMPGSLNDINVLDRSPIFAALAEGRTAPVNYTINGHEYTMGYYLADEIYPNWSTFVKTIPRPLGAKRKYFASKQESARKDVERAFGVLQSRFAIVRGPVRYWDEETLANIMKACIIMHNMIIEDEGAMNLGFDHEREVNSFISVSHGEIPELHDFLQTHNRIRDRATSSQLQEDLVEHLWEQYGNE, from the exons atgaatcattctaattttaatttttatgatgcttttgattttgatgatgacactcctgtgtttgcttttcaagttgctgctgctgtggtTGCTGAAGAAGAATCGAATAATCAAGGGTGGAGAACAGGGTATCGTGGCTCTATTCTTGGCCACAATATTGTCAATCGTAATAGAAAGGAAG ATCTTACTGATGAATATCTTCAAATTGGAGAAAGCACTGCGATAGAAAGTCTTAGAGCTTTCGTCAAAGCAATCGTAGAAGTTTTTGGTGATTGGTATCTAAGAGCACCAAACGAGGCCGATGTTTGtcgattattatcaattggagAGCAGCGTGGATTTCCAGGGATGTTAGGGAGCATTGATTGTATGCATTGGAAATGGGAGAAATGCCCAATTGCATGGCATGGGATGTATACTGGTCATTGTCGTGAACCAACTATAATTCTAGAGGCGGTGGCTTCACAAGATCTTTGGATATGGCATGCCTTTTTTGGAATGCCTGgatcattaaatgatattaatgttcttgATCGGTCACCTATCTTCGCTGCACTTGCTGAAGGTCGTACTGCTCCtgtcaattatacaattaatgggCATGAATATACAATGGGATACTATTTAGCAGATGAGATTTATCCTAATTGGTCAACTTTTGTTAAGACAATCCCAAGGCCATTAggagcaaagagaaaatattttgcaagtaaGCAAGAGTCTGCAAGAAAGGATGTAGAGCGGGCATTTGGAGTGCTCCAATCTCGTTTTGCAATTGTACGTGGACCTGTTCGATACTGGGATGAAGAAACGCttgcaaatattatgaaagcttgcataataatgcataatatgattattgaagATGAAGGAGCAATGAACCTTGGATTTGACCATGAACGTGAagtcaattcttttatatcagtgtcacatggtgaaataccagaactacatgattttcttcaaactcataatcgaATCAGGGATAGAGCAACTAGCTCTCAACTACAAGAAGATTTGGTTGAACATTTATGGGAACAATATGGTAACGAGTAG
- the LOC127904401 gene encoding glutathione S-transferase T3-like, which translates to MSESEDILSQPSDSNQLIDDLTYSNLNVHTTKKSQRSKNFSPEEDCLLVSAWLNTSKDPITGVEQQTKQFWARVHAYFVENGGNLNNRSQISISNRWQEINREVGKFVGFVTQIENRQQSGMTEESRINDARQMYASCVGKRFQLEHCWVILRKEPKWQFERASQHQRSNKKQKSHVNASSTSSAPSTPDSVNLGEDSEPLIYQDRPIGQKAAKERLKRKQGKDKVGETTVTNILQQFRDTLVEIEDQKKQDRKIMLEQQAMMIQQSQEKQELDRIEKEEQIMKMDISNLDPISAAYFQNRKLEIMQKRGFNY; encoded by the exons atgagtgagtcagaagatattctctctcaaccaagtgattctaatcaattaattgatgacttaaCATACTCGAATTTAAATGTCCATACAACAAAAAAGtcacaaagaagtaaaaacttCTCACCAGAGGAAGATTGTTTACTTGTCTCTGCATGGCTAAATACAAGCAAAGATCCAATTACAGGagttgaacaacaaacaaagcAGTTCTGGGCTCGAGTACATGCTTACTTTGTAGAGAATGGAGGAAACTTGAATAATCGTTCTCAAATAAGCATCTCAAATAGatggcaagaaataaatagagaagtcggtaaatttgttggatttgttactcaaattgaaaatcgtcagcaaagtggaatgaccgaagaatcaagg attaatgatgctcgacaaatgtatgcttcttgcgttggcaaacgatttcaactagaacattgttgggttatcctaagaaaagaacccaaatggcaatttgagcgtgcaagtcaacatcaaaggtcaaacaagaaacaaaaaagtcatgTCAATGCAAGTTCGACTTCATCAGCTCCATCTACCCCTGATTCTGTTAATTTAGGAGAAGACAGTGAACcattgatttatcaagatagaCCAATTGGTCAGAAGGCTGCAAAGGAACGACTTAAACGtaaacaaggaaaagataaagttgGGGAGACAACTGTAACAAATATCTTACAACAATTCAGGGATactctagttgaaattgaggatcaaaagaaacaagacagaaaaattatgttagagcaacaagctatgatgattcaacaaagtcaagagaaacaagaattggacaggattgagaaagaagaacaaattatgaaaatggatatttctaatttggatccaatttctgcagcgtattttcaaaatagaaagttagaaattatgcaaaagaggggttttaattattaa
- the LOC7457595 gene encoding protein COBRA: MEPSSSLVTVSVTKISAFTILLLFLISCSTLTSTEAYDALDPNGNITIKWDVIQWTPDGYVAVVTMYNFQQYRHIQAPGWTLGWTWAKKEVIWNMMGAQTTEQGDCSKFKGNIPHCCKKDPTVVDLLPGTPYNQQIANCCKGGVINSWAQDPANAVSSFQISVGAAGTTNKTVRVPKNITLKAPGPGYTCGPAKIVRPTKFISADKRRITQALMTWNITCTYSQFLAQKTPTCCVSLSSFYNDTIVSCPTCACGCQNTTGAGSGTCVHPDTPHLASVISPPGKSDNTPLVQCTSHMCPIRVHWHVKLNYKEYWRVKVTVTNFNYRMNYSLWNMVVQHPNFDNLTKIFSFQYKSLTPYEGLNDTAMLWGVKFYNDFLSQAGPLGNVQSELLFRKDKSTFTFEKGWAFPRRIYFNGDNCVMPPPDAYPWLPNDSSRPVISLLLPVMTLFLSMAFLFAHV; this comes from the exons ATGGAGCCTTCTTCCTCATTAGTCACTGTATCCGTTACCAAGATTTCCGCTTTTACcattttgcttcttttcttgatttcgTGCTCAACTCTCACTTCTACAG AAGCGTATGACGCTCTTGATCCAAATGGGAATATCACTATCAAATGGGACGTAATACAGTGGACTCCAGATGGCTATGTT GCAGTTGTTACAATGTATAACTTCCAGCAATATCGCCACATTCAGGCGCCGGGTTGGACTTTGGGGTGGACATGGGCAAAGAAGGAAGTGATCTGGAACATGATGGGAGCCCAAACCACCGAACAAGGCGATTGTTCAAAATTCAAGGGAAACATACCGCATTGCTGTAAGAAGGATCCAACTGTTGTGGATTTGTTGCCAGGAACCCCTTACAACCAGCAGATTGCCAATTGCTGTAAAGGGGGAGTGATAAATTCGTGGGCACAGGACCCAGCCAATGCGGTGAGTTCCTTTCAAATTAGTGTTGGTGCAGCTGGAACCACTAACAAAACTGTTAGGGTGCCAAAGAACATCACCTTGAAAGCACCAGGGCCTGGATATACTTGTGGGCCGGCAAAGATTGTGAGACCAACTAAATTTATATCGGCTGACAAAAGGAGAATCACTCAAGCTTTAA TGACCTGGAACATTACTTGCACTTATTCACAATTCCTTGCTCAAAAGACACCTACCTGTTgtgtttctctctcctccttttaTAATGACACAATAGTAAGCTGCCCTACTTGTGCTTGTGGCTGTCAAAATACTACTGGAGCTGGGAGTGGAACTTGTGTGCA CCCGGACACTCCACACTTAGCCTCAGTTATTTCACCTCCTGGAAAATCTGACAATACACCTCTGGTCCAGTGTACCAGCCATATGTGTCCAATCCGAGTCCACTGGCATGTTAAACTCAATTACAAGGAGTATTGGCGGGTGAAGGTTACAGTCACCAATTTCAATTACCGAATGAACTACTCACTGTGGAATATGGTTGTGCAACACCCCAACTTTGATAACCTCACCAAGATTTTTAGCTTTCAGTACAAGTCACTAACTCCTTACGAAGGGCTAA ATGATACAGCCATGTTATGGGGTGTCAAGTTCTACAATGATTTTCTCTCACAAGCTGGTCCTCTCGGGAATGTTCAGTCAGAGCTACTGTTCCGAAAGGACAAATCAACTTTCACTTTTGAAAAGGGATGGGCTTTCCCTAGGAGGATTTACTTCAATGGTGATAATTGTGTCATGCCACCCCCAGATGCCTACCCATGGTTACCAAATGATAGTTCTCGCCCAGTTATCTCTCTACTTCTTCCAGTCATGACATTATTTTTGTCTATGGCATTCCTATTTGCTCATGTGTGA
- the LOC18105767 gene encoding COBRA-like protein 4 has translation MEFDKSAKDCYQSLQRSLLAEMKFIFLIALVFMIVPHAAAYDPLDPNGNITIKWDVMSWTPDGYVATVTMSNFQMYRHIISPGWTLSWSWAKKEVLWSMVGAQTTEQGDCSKFKGNIPHCCKKTPTVVDLLPGVPYNQQFSNCCKGGVMAAWGQDPTASVSAFQVSVGLAGTSNKTVKLPKNFTLLGPGPGYTCGPAKVVPSTVFLTPDRRRKTQALMTWNVTCTYSQFLASKNPTCCVSFSSFYNETITPCPTCACGCQNKNSCVKSNSKESHKKGINTPKKDNTPLLQCTHHMCPIRVHWHVKVNYRDYWRAKVAVTNFNYRMNYTEWTLVVQHPNLNNVTQVFSFDYKPLVPYESINDTGMFYGMKFYNDLLMEAGPFGNVQSEVLLQKDKNTFSLKQGWAFPRKVYFNGDECMLPPPDTYPYLPNSAYANPTSILSMAASLLLILLSMG, from the exons ATGGAATTCGATAAGTCTGCCAAGGATTGTTATCAATCCCTGCAACGCTCCTTGTTGGCTGAAATGAAGTTCATATTCTTGATTGCTCTAGTTTTCATGATAGTTCCTCATGCAG CTGCATACGACCCATTGGATCCAAATGGAAACATAACAATCAAATGGGATGTAATGTCCTGGACACCAGACGGTTATGTG GCTACAGTAACCATGAGCAACTTCCAAATGTACCGGCACATTATAAGCCCTGGCTGGACTCTATCATGGTCATGGGCTAAGAAAGAAGTGCTATGGTCAATGGTGGGGGCTCAAACTACAGAGCAAGGAGACTGTTCTAAGTTCAAGGGAAACATACCGCATTGCTGTAAAAAGACCCCCACGGTTGTCGACCTGCTACCTGGAGTCCCTTACAACCAGCAATTCTCCAATTGTTGTAAGGGCGGTGTGATGGCGGCATGGGGCCAGGATCCTACAGCTTCAGTCTCAGCCTTTCAGGTGAGCGTTGGACTTGCCGGAACATCAAATAAAACAGTGAAACTGCCCAAGAACTTCACTTTGCTTGGTCCAGGACCAGGGTATACTTGTGGACCTGCAAAGGTAGTGCCATCTACGGTCTTCCTAACACCTGACCGTAGACGAAAAACCCAGGCCCTCA TGACATGGAATGTCACCTGCACCTACTCACAGTTTCTAGCCTCCAAAAATCCAACCTGCTGCGTTTCATTCTCATCTTTCTACAATGAAACAATCACTCCTTGCCCAACCTGTGCTTGCGGTTGCCAGAACAAGAACAGCTGTGTCAA GAGTAACTCGAAGGAATCCCACAAAAAGGGGATAAACACGCCAAAGAAGGACAACACACCATTGCTACAATGCACACATCATATGTGCCCTATTCGAGTGCACTGGCATGTGAAGGTCAATTACAGAGACTATTGGCGCGCAAAGGTTGCGGTAACTAATTTCAACTACCGGATGAACTACACAGAGTGGACTCTTGTTGTTCAGCATCCAAATCTCAACAATGTCACTCAAGTCTTCAGCTTTGATTACAAGCCTCTCGTACCTTATGAATCCATAA ATGATACTGGTATGTTCTATGGCATGAAGTTCTACAATGACCTTCTAATGGAAGCTGGCCCTTTTGGAAATGTCCAATCTGAGGTGCTTCTTCAGAAGGACAAGAACACTTTTAGCCTGAAGCAGGGATGGGCATTTCCAAGGAAGGTCTACTTCAACGGTGATGAATGCATGCTTCCCCCACCTGACACTTATCCATATCTGCCTAATTCCGCATATGCAAATCCAACTTCAATTCTGTCAATGGCAGCTTCATTGCTCCTGATATTGCTGTCAATGGGGTGA